The Beijerinckiaceae bacterium RH AL1 genome has a segment encoding these proteins:
- a CDS encoding hypothetical protein (ID:RHAL1_02561;~conserved protein of unknown function;~source:Prodigal:2.6), whose translation MEWDNFRRSDNIEDRRGDDSGGFDGGGGGMIPGGGLGLGTIVVLGLIGWALGINPLLLIQGAQQINNARNGYQTQQPYEPSRPPRQQAQTGTPKDQMGQFAAAILGETEDTWARVLPDQKGIKYEPVNLVLYTGATRSGCGGARSAMGPFYCPLDKKVYLDLSFFNEMKQRLGGGGDFAYAYVIAHEIGHHIQDQLGILGKVQAAEQRSDATTRNALSVRIELMADCLAGVWAANANKKDNFIQPGDVEKAVATAQAIGDDRLQQASRGYAVPDSFTHGSSAQRTHWLQVGLQSGQVDSCNTFAKGQQQ comes from the coding sequence ATGGAATGGGATAACTTCCGCCGCTCCGACAACATCGAGGACCGCCGCGGCGACGACAGCGGCGGCTTCGACGGCGGTGGCGGCGGGATGATTCCCGGCGGCGGCCTCGGGCTCGGCACGATCGTCGTGCTCGGGCTCATCGGTTGGGCGCTCGGCATCAATCCGCTGCTCCTGATCCAGGGCGCGCAGCAGATCAACAACGCCCGCAACGGCTACCAGACCCAGCAGCCCTACGAGCCCTCGCGCCCGCCGCGGCAGCAGGCGCAGACCGGCACGCCGAAGGACCAGATGGGCCAGTTCGCCGCCGCGATCCTCGGCGAGACCGAGGACACCTGGGCACGCGTCCTGCCCGACCAGAAGGGCATCAAGTACGAGCCGGTGAACCTCGTCCTCTACACCGGCGCGACCCGCTCGGGCTGCGGCGGCGCCCGCTCCGCGATGGGGCCGTTCTACTGCCCGCTCGACAAGAAGGTTTACCTCGACCTCTCCTTCTTCAACGAGATGAAGCAGAGGCTCGGCGGCGGCGGCGACTTCGCCTACGCCTACGTGATCGCCCACGAGATCGGCCACCACATCCAGGATCAGCTCGGCATCCTCGGCAAGGTGCAGGCCGCCGAGCAACGCTCCGACGCGACGACCCGCAATGCGCTCTCGGTGCGCATCGAGCTGATGGCCGACTGCCTCGCCGGCGTCTGGGCGGCAAACGCCAACAAGAAGGACAACTTCATCCAGCCCGGCGACGTCGAGAAGGCGGTGGCGACCGCACAGGCGATCGGCGACGACCGGCTGCAGCAGGCCTCGCGCGGCTACGCCGTGCCGGATTCCTTCACGCACGGCTCCTCGGCACAACGCACCCACTGGCTGCAGGTCGGCCTGCAGTCCGGCCAGGTCGACAGCTGCAACACCTTCGCGAAGGGTCAGCAGCAGTAG
- a CDS encoding transposase (ID:RHAL1_02562;~source:Prodigal:2.6) encodes MISAIVLVSDRQSTDDLEHAHEVVVRSLVWLVSAVVSSTVRDVMLATPPGFGLSEVADQAGCALVQAEEESGRLAAAIAAARGPRLLILRAGYNLDARICDELDAFIRRRPEETPAVILSEPQTAAQRLLPGRAPVVGVLASKAACAALAPRSFARLVREMRGATRLKIRAERII; translated from the coding sequence ATGATTTCGGCGATCGTCCTGGTGTCCGACCGCCAGAGTACCGACGACTTGGAACATGCCCACGAGGTGGTGGTCCGCTCCCTCGTCTGGCTGGTCTCGGCCGTCGTCTCGAGCACCGTCCGCGACGTAATGCTCGCGACCCCACCGGGCTTCGGCCTCTCCGAAGTCGCGGACCAGGCGGGATGTGCGCTGGTCCAGGCCGAGGAGGAGAGCGGCCGCCTCGCCGCCGCCATCGCCGCCGCCCGCGGCCCGCGGCTTCTGATCCTTCGCGCCGGCTACAACCTCGACGCGCGCATCTGCGACGAGCTCGACGCCTTCATCCGGCGCCGGCCGGAGGAGACGCCCGCTGTCATCCTGTCGGAGCCGCAGACGGCGGCGCAGCGCCTCCTGCCGGGGCGGGCGCCTGTGGTCGGGGTCCTGGCCTCGAAGGCGGCCTGCGCGGCGCTCGCGCCCCGCAGCTTCGCGCGGCTGGTGCGCGAGATGCGCGGCGCCACGCGCCTGAAGATCCGCGCCGAGCGGATCATCTGA
- a CDS encoding Radical SAM domain protein (ID:RHAL1_02563;~source:Prodigal:2.6) translates to MSAQTSLRRTPFVPPHHDAAFSRPDARSDVRLEARKGRGSLSNESGRHERESRVAEDDGWGVLDMVPALRTEVTYERARTIITRNTSPDISFDRSINPYRGCEHGCVYCYARPTHANMGLSPGLDFETRLFAKPNAAELLEKELAAPRYEPKVIAIGTNTDPYQPIERTERITRRVLEVLAAANHPVGIVTKSALVLRDLDILAPMAAKGLVKVSLSITTLDPELARKMEPRASAPERRLAAIEQLAAAGVPAGVMVAPIVPAINDSEIETILTRAAARGAKEAGYVMLRLPLELTDLFEEWLRAHYPDRHRHVMTLVSSMRKGKAYDSAWGERMSGTGPFAWMIGRRFEIALAKNGYHKERLKLRTDLFRRPALAGEQLALL, encoded by the coding sequence ATGTCAGCCCAGACTAGTCTCCGCCGAACCCCATTCGTTCCGCCTCACCATGACGCAGCGTTCTCCCGTCCGGACGCTCGCTCCGACGTCCGATTGGAAGCCCGCAAGGGCCGCGGCAGCCTCAGCAACGAGAGCGGCCGCCACGAGCGCGAGAGCCGCGTCGCCGAGGACGACGGCTGGGGCGTGCTCGACATGGTGCCGGCGCTGCGCACCGAGGTGACCTACGAGCGGGCGCGCACGATCATCACGCGCAACACGTCCCCCGACATCTCGTTCGATCGCTCGATCAACCCGTATCGCGGGTGCGAGCACGGCTGCGTCTACTGCTACGCGCGCCCGACGCATGCCAACATGGGCTTGTCGCCCGGGCTCGACTTCGAGACGAGGCTTTTCGCCAAGCCGAACGCGGCCGAGCTGCTCGAGAAGGAGCTGGCAGCGCCGCGCTACGAGCCGAAGGTGATTGCCATCGGCACCAACACCGACCCCTACCAGCCGATCGAGCGGACCGAGCGGATCACGCGCCGCGTGCTCGAGGTGCTCGCCGCGGCGAACCACCCCGTCGGGATCGTCACCAAGTCGGCGCTCGTGCTGCGCGACCTCGACATCCTCGCGCCGATGGCCGCGAAGGGTCTCGTGAAGGTGTCGCTGTCGATCACCACGCTCGATCCCGAGCTGGCGCGGAAGATGGAGCCACGGGCCAGCGCGCCGGAACGGCGGCTGGCGGCGATCGAGCAGCTCGCGGCCGCCGGCGTGCCCGCCGGCGTTATGGTCGCGCCGATCGTGCCGGCGATCAACGATTCGGAGATCGAGACCATCCTCACCCGCGCCGCGGCGCGCGGGGCGAAGGAGGCCGGCTACGTGATGCTGCGGCTGCCCCTGGAGCTCACCGATCTCTTCGAGGAATGGCTGCGCGCCCATTACCCCGACCGGCATCGCCACGTGATGACGCTCGTCTCCTCGATGCGGAAGGGCAAGGCCTACGATTCGGCCTGGGGCGAGCGGATGAGCGGCACCGGGCCCTTCGCTTGGATGATCGGTCGCCGCTTCGAGATCGCGCTGGCCAAGAACGGCTACCACAAGGAGCGGCTCAAGCTGCGGACGGACCTGTTCCGGCGTCCGGCGCTCGCCGGCGAGCAGCTCGCGCTGCTGTAG
- a CDS encoding hypothetical protein (ID:RHAL1_02564;~conserved protein of unknown function;~source:Prodigal:2.6) — protein MKTAPTIEIEASHMAAALRLAGGLAATALFVAVACHVIPPTDDVLDLMIGGVGTAAALLWSLVAAWRLATLRGPIVTIAPQGIRDRRIAGEMVPWSAVADISTREDSRHKEMVLWVDPGLERRLTRTWWARLRCDADRRRGELCVTAMGLRTSHETLLATTRAYLEAWRESRR, from the coding sequence ATGAAGACTGCGCCGACGATCGAGATCGAGGCATCGCATATGGCGGCGGCCCTGCGCCTCGCCGGCGGCCTCGCCGCGACCGCGCTGTTCGTCGCGGTCGCCTGCCATGTCATCCCGCCGACCGACGACGTGCTCGACCTGATGATCGGCGGCGTCGGCACCGCCGCGGCGCTGCTCTGGTCGCTCGTCGCCGCCTGGCGGCTCGCGACGCTGCGCGGGCCGATCGTCACCATCGCGCCGCAGGGCATCCGCGACCGCCGAATCGCCGGCGAGATGGTGCCGTGGAGCGCGGTGGCCGACATTTCGACCCGCGAGGACAGCCGCCACAAGGAGATGGTGCTGTGGGTCGATCCCGGCCTCGAGCGGCGGCTCACCCGGACGTGGTGGGCGAGGCTGCGCTGCGATGCCGACCGCCGCCGCGGCGAGCTCTGCGTCACCGCGATGGGCCTGCGCACCAGCCACGAGACGCTGCTCGCCACGACGCGCGCCTATCTCGAGGCCTGGCGCGAATCACGCCGCTGA
- a CDS encoding hypothetical protein (ID:RHAL1_02565;~conserved protein of unknown function;~source:Prodigal:2.6), whose product MEIPGKACGPCSLCCKVLEIDELKKPPGPWCEHCSAGGGCAAYMTRPQVCRDFECLWKGDRGLSPLLRPDKVGTLLMEDADSEDYLAVCDPTRPLAWRTPLVFNHLVSVAKTGRTVLAKAGVKAWRIYGSGEWGPYA is encoded by the coding sequence TTGGAGATTCCGGGGAAGGCATGCGGGCCGTGCAGCCTCTGTTGCAAGGTGCTCGAGATCGACGAGCTGAAGAAGCCGCCGGGCCCGTGGTGCGAGCATTGCAGCGCCGGCGGCGGCTGCGCCGCCTATATGACTCGCCCGCAGGTGTGCCGCGACTTTGAATGCCTGTGGAAGGGCGACCGCGGGCTCTCGCCGCTGCTGCGCCCCGACAAGGTCGGCACGCTGCTCATGGAGGACGCCGACAGCGAGGATTACCTCGCCGTCTGCGACCCGACGCGGCCGCTGGCCTGGCGCACGCCGCTCGTCTTCAACCATCTCGTGTCGGTCGCCAAGACGGGCCGCACGGTGCTGGCCAAGGCCGGCGTCAAGGCATGGCGGATCTACGGCAGTGGAGAATGGGGGCCGTACGCCTGA
- the fabD gene encoding malonyl-CoA-[acyl-carrier-protein] transacylase (ID:RHAL1_02566;~source:Prodigal:2.6), with product MKAFVFPGQGSQAVGMGSALAKAFPAARRVLDEVDDALGQKLSTLMFEGPEAELTLTANAQPALMAVSLAVVEVLRVEAGLDLARDAAFVAGHSLGEYSALTAAGAIPLAAAARLLRLRGAAMQKAVKVGDGAMAALLGADSEQAASIAAEAASDGGLCEVANDNGGGQVVVSGTKAAVDRAVEIARGRGIKRAIILPVSAPFHCSLMQPAAEAMAAALAETDLSAPCVPLVANVTAEPVTDPAAIRELLVRQVTGTVRWRECVAAMAKQGVTLFVECGAGKVLSGLVKRIADGATGLAVGAPADVEAYRARVGAEA from the coding sequence ATGAAGGCCTTCGTCTTCCCGGGCCAGGGCTCCCAGGCCGTCGGCATGGGCTCCGCGCTGGCCAAGGCTTTCCCGGCCGCGCGGCGCGTGCTCGACGAGGTCGACGACGCTCTCGGCCAGAAGCTCTCGACCCTGATGTTCGAGGGTCCCGAGGCCGAGCTCACGCTTACCGCGAACGCGCAGCCCGCGCTGATGGCCGTCAGCCTCGCCGTCGTCGAGGTTTTACGCGTCGAGGCCGGCCTCGATCTCGCCCGCGATGCCGCGTTCGTCGCCGGCCACTCGCTCGGAGAATATTCGGCGCTCACGGCCGCCGGCGCCATTCCGCTTGCCGCCGCCGCACGCCTGCTCCGCCTGCGCGGCGCGGCGATGCAGAAGGCCGTGAAGGTCGGCGACGGCGCGATGGCCGCCCTGCTCGGCGCCGATTCGGAGCAGGCCGCGTCGATCGCCGCGGAAGCAGCAAGCGACGGCGGCCTCTGCGAGGTTGCCAACGACAACGGCGGCGGCCAGGTCGTCGTCTCCGGCACGAAGGCGGCGGTCGACCGCGCGGTCGAGATTGCCAGGGGGCGCGGTATCAAGCGCGCCATCATCCTGCCCGTCTCTGCGCCCTTCCATTGCAGCCTGATGCAGCCGGCCGCCGAGGCGATGGCCGCGGCGCTCGCCGAGACCGACCTGTCCGCGCCCTGCGTGCCGCTCGTCGCCAACGTAACGGCGGAGCCGGTGACCGACCCCGCGGCGATCCGCGAGCTTCTGGTTCGCCAGGTGACCGGCACCGTTCGTTGGCGCGAGTGCGTGGCCGCCATGGCGAAGCAGGGCGTCACGCTGTTCGTCGAGTGCGGCGCCGGCAAGGTGCTGTCCGGCCTCGTCAAGCGGATCGCCGACGGCGCGACCGGCCTCGCCGTCGGCGCTCCCGCCGATGTCGAGGCCTACCGGGCGCGGGTCGGGGCGGAGGCTTGA
- the fabG gene encoding 3-oxoacyl-[acyl-carrier-protein] reductase (ID:RHAL1_02567;~source:Prodigal:2.6) — protein MFELTGKCALVTGASGGIGRAIAEALHAQGATLVLSGTRREALDALAAQLGERARVVTTDLSDTASVEALIPAAEAAAAPIDILVNNAGVTRDNLFMRMRDEEWDQVIAVNLTAGFRLARACLKGMMRRRYGRIIAVTSVVGTMGNAGQANYAASKAGMVGLTKSLAAEAATRNVTANCIAPGFIETPMTDVLNEKQKAAILGAVPMQRLGTPADVAACAVFLASTEASYVTGQTLHVNGGMAMI, from the coding sequence ATGTTCGAACTCACCGGCAAGTGCGCGCTCGTCACGGGCGCCAGCGGCGGTATCGGCCGCGCGATCGCCGAGGCGCTGCATGCGCAAGGCGCCACCCTGGTTCTCTCCGGCACGCGGCGCGAGGCGCTGGACGCGCTTGCGGCGCAGCTCGGCGAGCGTGCGCGTGTCGTCACCACCGATCTGTCCGACACCGCGTCGGTCGAGGCTCTGATCCCCGCCGCCGAGGCCGCGGCGGCGCCGATCGACATCCTCGTCAACAATGCCGGCGTGACGCGGGACAATCTCTTCATGCGCATGCGCGACGAGGAGTGGGACCAGGTCATCGCCGTGAACCTCACCGCCGGCTTCCGCCTGGCGCGCGCGTGCCTCAAAGGCATGATGCGCCGCCGCTACGGCCGCATCATCGCCGTCACCTCGGTCGTCGGCACGATGGGCAATGCCGGCCAGGCGAACTACGCCGCCTCGAAGGCCGGCATGGTCGGCCTCACGAAGAGCCTTGCCGCCGAGGCGGCGACGCGCAACGTCACCGCGAACTGCATCGCGCCCGGCTTCATCGAGACGCCGATGACCGACGTCCTCAACGAGAAGCAGAAGGCCGCGATCCTCGGCGCCGTGCCGATGCAGCGGCTCGGCACGCCGGCCGACGTCGCCGCTTGCGCGGTCTTTCTGGCGAGTACGGAAGCTTCCTACGTCACCGGGCAGACGCTGCACGTGAACGGGGGAATGGCGATGATCTGA
- the acpP gene encoding acyl carrier protein (ACP) (ID:RHAL1_02568;~source:Prodigal:2.6) yields MSDVAERVKKIVIEHLGVDADKVTDNANFIEDLGADSLDTVELVMAFEEEFGVEIPDDAAETIVTVGDAIRFLDKATAASS; encoded by the coding sequence ATGAGCGATGTTGCCGAGCGCGTGAAGAAGATCGTGATCGAGCATCTCGGCGTCGACGCCGACAAGGTGACCGACAACGCGAACTTTATCGAGGATCTCGGCGCGGACTCGCTCGACACGGTCGAGCTCGTCATGGCGTTCGAAGAAGAGTTCGGGGTCGAGATCCCCGACGACGCGGCCGAGACCATCGTGACGGTCGGCGACGCGATCCGCTTCCTCGACAAGGCCACCGCCGCCTCGTCCTGA
- the fabF gene encoding 3-oxoacyl-[acyl-carrier-protein] synthase II (ID:RHAL1_02569;~source:Prodigal:2.6) — protein MRRVVVTGLGIVSPLANGVDASWARLLEGECGANPITTFKADDLACRIAMNVPRGDGSNGTFNADEWMEPKEQRKVDDFIIFAMGAATQALADAGWDPKTEQDQCETGVMFGAGIGGLGGIYEQSVTLYEKGPRRVSPFFITGRIINLASGYVSIKHRLKGPNHACVTACSTGTHAIGDAARLIALGDAEVMVAGGAESAINRIGIAGFCACKALATSFNDDPKKGSRPFDRDRDGFVMGEGAGALVLESLDHAKARGAKIYAEVVGYGLSGDAFHITAPVETGDGAFRAMQAALKRAGLKPSDIDYINAHGTSTPLGDEIELATVQRLMGDTNPNLSMSSTKGAVGHLLGAAGAVEAVFSVLAIRDQVVPPTINLENPPEITRIDLVPNEARKRDVQYVMSNSFGFGGTNACLIFKKAS, from the coding sequence ATGCGAAGGGTCGTCGTCACAGGATTGGGTATCGTCTCGCCGCTCGCCAACGGTGTCGATGCGTCATGGGCGCGTCTGCTCGAGGGCGAGTGCGGCGCCAACCCCATCACCACCTTCAAGGCGGACGATCTGGCCTGCCGGATCGCCATGAACGTGCCTCGTGGCGACGGCTCGAACGGCACCTTCAATGCCGACGAGTGGATGGAGCCGAAGGAGCAGCGCAAGGTCGACGACTTCATCATCTTCGCGATGGGAGCCGCGACGCAGGCGCTGGCCGACGCCGGCTGGGATCCGAAGACCGAGCAGGACCAATGCGAGACCGGCGTCATGTTCGGCGCCGGCATCGGCGGTCTCGGCGGCATCTACGAGCAGTCGGTGACCCTCTACGAGAAGGGGCCGCGACGCGTCTCGCCGTTCTTCATCACCGGCCGCATCATCAATCTCGCCAGCGGCTACGTGTCGATCAAGCACCGGCTCAAGGGCCCGAACCACGCCTGCGTCACCGCCTGCTCGACGGGCACGCATGCGATCGGCGACGCGGCGCGCCTCATCGCGCTCGGCGACGCCGAGGTGATGGTGGCGGGCGGCGCCGAATCGGCGATCAACCGGATCGGCATCGCTGGCTTCTGCGCCTGCAAGGCGCTCGCGACGAGCTTCAACGACGATCCGAAGAAGGGCTCGCGCCCGTTCGACCGCGACCGCGACGGGTTCGTGATGGGCGAAGGCGCCGGCGCGCTCGTGCTCGAATCGCTCGACCACGCGAAGGCGCGCGGCGCCAAGATCTACGCCGAGGTCGTCGGCTACGGCCTGTCGGGCGATGCCTTCCACATCACCGCGCCGGTCGAGACCGGCGACGGAGCCTTCCGCGCCATGCAGGCGGCGCTGAAGCGCGCCGGGCTGAAGCCATCCGACATCGACTACATCAACGCGCACGGCACCTCGACGCCGCTTGGCGACGAGATCGAGCTCGCGACCGTCCAGCGGCTGATGGGCGACACCAACCCCAACCTGTCGATGTCCTCGACCAAGGGCGCGGTCGGCCACCTGCTCGGCGCCGCCGGTGCCGTCGAGGCGGTGTTCAGCGTGCTCGCGATTCGCGACCAGGTCGTGCCGCCCACGATCAACCTCGAGAACCCGCCTGAGATCACCCGCATCGACCTCGTCCCAAACGAGGCGCGCAAGCGCGACGTGCAGTACGTCATGTCGAATTCGTTCGGGTTCGGCGGCACGAACGCCTGCCTCATCTTCAAGAAGGCCAGCTGA
- the mltG gene encoding Endolytic murein transglycosylase (ID:RHAL1_02570;~source:Prodigal:2.6), producing the protein MRDGVVNDPHGTMEAGPARVGILDMTIRQAWDEAVDTLRSFIGRVGSGRRALQSPNEALQPEAPPPPPPKPPSRRRPTLSAVSGFLSFLVLIAVGVMLALGYFETRLDAPGPLVADKDIFIAPHTDIADIIDKLESEGVIDSPLAFNVALTVQQKRKKIRAGEYLIKAHASLRNVIDTLVSGKQIQQSITIPEGLTSQQVVQRLRDDPMLVGEIRDIPKEGSLLPDTYKFVRGSSRSEILDKMEQLDRKVVEQIWARRSPDLTLRSPYEMVTLASIVEKETGKADERPMVAGIFMNRLQHRMRLQSDPTIVYGLVGGQGTLGHSITRSELDKRTPYNTYQVDGLPPGPIDNPGRAALEAVANPSRTPNLYFVADGTGGHAFAASIDEHNRNVARWREIEREAKGKVDVDKLSPSAVTPAPTSNRRSDALDPAFGGLPKTGIATTSVGVQPSFVDPALSHDITAIAAAEKNAPPRGSASKAQIRKLDSSAVTASLDALGFSMEGIKPNASELLDGPVPDQDIAAAAVASAPAVAGRAGPAALAYAPSPAPAATAPAPRGKAALDAMPNDKQVDLFSDPKPGAQVAAAPMKVPPAHPKIYDASEGTPLDPLKDKSYDLNSGKTIPADFQH; encoded by the coding sequence ATGCGTGACGGCGTGGTGAACGACCCGCACGGGACGATGGAAGCTGGGCCGGCGCGGGTCGGCATCCTGGACATGACGATCCGACAGGCCTGGGACGAGGCCGTCGACACGCTGCGCTCCTTCATCGGGCGCGTCGGGTCCGGACGCCGCGCGCTGCAGAGCCCGAACGAGGCGTTGCAGCCTGAAGCCCCCCCGCCACCGCCGCCGAAGCCGCCAAGCCGCCGCCGCCCGACGCTCTCGGCGGTCAGCGGCTTTCTGTCTTTCCTCGTGCTCATCGCGGTCGGCGTCATGCTGGCGCTCGGCTATTTCGAGACTCGCCTCGATGCGCCCGGCCCTCTCGTGGCCGACAAGGACATCTTCATCGCGCCGCATACCGACATCGCGGACATCATCGACAAGCTCGAATCGGAAGGCGTCATCGACAGCCCGCTCGCCTTCAACGTCGCGCTCACCGTGCAGCAGAAGCGCAAGAAGATCCGCGCCGGCGAGTATCTCATCAAGGCCCACGCCAGCCTGCGCAACGTCATCGACACGCTGGTGTCCGGCAAGCAGATCCAGCAGTCGATCACGATTCCGGAAGGCCTGACGAGCCAGCAGGTTGTGCAGCGCCTGCGCGACGACCCGATGCTGGTCGGCGAGATCCGCGACATCCCGAAGGAAGGCAGCCTGCTGCCGGACACCTACAAGTTCGTGCGCGGCTCCTCGCGCAGCGAGATCCTCGACAAGATGGAGCAGCTCGACCGCAAGGTCGTCGAGCAGATCTGGGCGCGCCGCTCGCCCGACCTGACGCTGCGCTCGCCCTACGAGATGGTTACGCTCGCCTCGATCGTGGAGAAGGAGACGGGCAAGGCCGACGAGCGGCCGATGGTCGCCGGCATCTTCATGAACCGGCTGCAGCACCGGATGCGGCTGCAATCCGACCCGACGATCGTCTACGGGCTGGTCGGCGGCCAGGGCACGCTCGGCCATTCCATCACGCGATCCGAGCTCGACAAGCGCACGCCCTACAACACCTACCAGGTCGACGGCCTGCCGCCGGGCCCGATCGACAATCCCGGCCGCGCCGCGCTCGAGGCGGTCGCCAACCCGTCGCGGACGCCGAACCTCTACTTCGTCGCCGACGGCACAGGCGGCCACGCGTTCGCCGCCTCGATCGACGAGCACAACCGCAACGTGGCGCGCTGGCGCGAGATCGAGCGCGAAGCGAAGGGCAAGGTCGACGTCGACAAGCTCTCGCCGAGCGCGGTGACGCCGGCGCCCACGTCGAATCGGCGCAGCGACGCGCTCGATCCCGCCTTCGGCGGCCTGCCGAAGACCGGCATCGCGACGACGAGCGTCGGCGTGCAGCCGTCGTTCGTCGACCCCGCGTTGAGCCACGACATCACGGCCATCGCCGCCGCCGAGAAGAACGCGCCGCCGCGCGGCAGCGCCTCCAAGGCGCAGATTCGCAAGCTCGACAGCTCGGCGGTGACGGCGAGCCTCGACGCGCTCGGCTTCTCGATGGAAGGCATCAAGCCGAACGCCTCCGAGCTGCTCGACGGTCCCGTGCCGGACCAGGACATAGCGGCCGCTGCCGTCGCCAGCGCGCCCGCCGTCGCGGGCCGGGCCGGTCCTGCCGCGCTCGCCTATGCGCCCTCGCCCGCGCCCGCTGCGACCGCACCGGCGCCGCGCGGGAAGGCGGCACTCGACGCGATGCCGAATGACAAGCAGGTCGACCTCTTCAGCGATCCGAAACCCGGCGCGCAGGTTGCCGCCGCGCCGATGAAGGTGCCGCCGGCGCATCCCAAGATCTACGATGCCTCCGAAGGCACCCCGCTCGACCCGCTGAAGGACAAGTCCTACGACTTGAACAGCGGCAAGACGATTCCCGCCGACTTCCAGCACTGA
- a CDS encoding YicC family protein (ID:RHAL1_02571;~source:Prodigal:2.6) yields MTGFAQARGLAGEARWTWDIKTVNAKGLDLRLRAPTGLDALEIEARKVIGARLTRGTCHATLTVARESDAPAVRLNLELLTSLARTLDGLDRPPDVGPATLDGLLGVRGVVELDERAPDAAATEALSKAALAGLDEALASLVAVREAEGAALEQVLRQRLDRIAALTAQADAAPQRRPEAVREKLARTIAELAERHALDPDRLHQEALILAAKADVREELDRLATHVVAARALLDGGGAVGRRLDFLAQELGREASTYCAKANDAALTAIGLELRVEIEQFREQVQNIE; encoded by the coding sequence ATGACCGGCTTCGCGCAGGCGCGCGGGCTCGCCGGCGAGGCGCGCTGGACCTGGGATATCAAGACGGTCAACGCCAAGGGCCTCGACCTGCGCCTTCGCGCGCCGACCGGCCTCGACGCGCTGGAGATCGAGGCGCGCAAGGTGATCGGCGCGCGGCTGACGCGTGGCACCTGCCACGCGACGCTGACCGTCGCTCGCGAGTCGGACGCGCCGGCGGTGCGCCTCAATCTCGAGCTTCTGACCTCGCTCGCCCGCACTCTCGACGGGCTGGACCGTCCGCCCGACGTGGGCCCGGCGACGCTCGACGGGCTGCTCGGCGTCCGCGGCGTTGTCGAGCTCGACGAGCGCGCCCCGGACGCCGCTGCCACCGAAGCGCTGAGCAAGGCCGCCCTGGCCGGGCTCGACGAAGCCCTCGCAAGCCTGGTCGCGGTGCGTGAGGCGGAGGGCGCGGCGCTCGAGCAGGTGCTGCGGCAACGGCTCGATCGCATCGCCGCTCTCACGGCGCAGGCCGACGCGGCTCCGCAGCGTCGCCCCGAGGCGGTGCGCGAAAAGCTCGCGCGGACGATCGCCGAGCTTGCGGAGCGTCACGCCCTCGATCCGGACCGGCTGCACCAGGAGGCGCTGATCCTCGCCGCCAAGGCGGATGTCCGCGAGGAGCTGGATCGGCTCGCGACCCACGTCGTCGCGGCGCGCGCCCTGCTCGACGGCGGCGGCGCGGTCGGGCGGCGGCTCGACTTCCTCGCGCAGGAGCTCGGCCGCGAGGCCTCGACCTACTGTGCCAAGGCCAACGATGCGGCGCTGACCGCGATCGGCCTTGAACTGCGCGTCGAGATCGAGCAATTCCGCGAGCAAGTCCAGAACATCGAGTAG
- the gmk gene encoding guanylate kinase (ID:RHAL1_02572;~source:Prodigal:2.6): protein MTETGTGATHPSEEAQAVPRRGFILILSSPSGAGKTTLTRMLLTRADLDLTLSISVTTRERRSSEADGVHYHFIRKKQFLAMRDGEELLEWAEVHGNFYGTPREPVEKVLTQGRDVLFDIDWQGTQQVKAKAGMDAVTIFILPPSMAELRARLERRAEDPPETIAKRLANARNEIRRWTQYDYVLINDDIQVTFDDLLAIIEAERRRTARCSETVGRFVEGLLSEP, encoded by the coding sequence ATGACCGAGACAGGCACGGGCGCCACGCATCCCTCCGAGGAGGCGCAAGCCGTGCCGCGGCGAGGCTTCATCCTGATTCTCTCCTCGCCGTCCGGCGCCGGCAAGACGACGCTGACGCGGATGCTGCTGACGCGCGCCGACCTCGACCTCACCCTGTCGATCTCGGTGACCACGCGCGAGCGCCGCTCGAGCGAGGCCGACGGCGTGCACTACCATTTCATCCGCAAGAAGCAGTTCCTCGCCATGCGCGACGGCGAAGAGCTGCTCGAGTGGGCGGAGGTGCACGGCAACTTCTACGGCACCCCGCGCGAGCCTGTGGAGAAGGTGCTGACGCAGGGCCGCGACGTGCTCTTCGACATCGACTGGCAGGGGACCCAGCAGGTGAAGGCAAAGGCCGGGATGGACGCGGTCACGATCTTCATCCTGCCGCCCTCCATGGCCGAGCTGCGCGCCCGCCTGGAGCGCCGCGCCGAGGACCCGCCGGAGACGATCGCCAAGCGCCTCGCCAACGCCCGCAACGAGATCCGCCGCTGGACGCAATACGACTACGTTCTGATCAACGACGACATCCAGGTCACCTTCGACGACCTGCTGGCGATCATCGAGGCGGAGCGGCGCCGCACCGCGCGCTGCAGCGAGACGGTCGGCCGCTTCGTCGAGGGTCTGCTCTCCGAGCCGTGA